The sequence GTactgaaaatataattatttggaTGCTACTTTTTAGTGTTTAAAGGTCTGTTGTCATCAAACTCTCCAACTTCTAGTTTCTCTGGAATCAAGTATTGGGTGGAGAAAACCTGCTTATCTTGAACACTGTGATAGAAAGAAAAGAGCTGAGTTCAGAAGCTAAACAGTTTTGCCTCCCTTTCTCTTCTTAGATCCCTGGTGGAAGAGGACGACCCTCACATGAAAGTGTCCCTCGGGAGTGGCGATATGGGTGTGTCTGCCCATCTCCAGGCTTCAAAGACTGGCAATACACGCTTCTTTACAAGCAACACCCACAGTTCTGTTGTTCTCCaggtaaataatacaaaaaactacaaaaacacaggaaagtcattttgtttttgttactgtGCCACAGAAGCTGACTGACATAAAGGACAATAACAGCTTCAAGAATAGAAGTCAACGTCGAAGCTTGTGAGGGAGGCAGGAGTATTGTGTGCTGCTGGTTTTGGTAGAATAAACCATTTCTATGATGATGATCGGTTGTTTTGCACAGAAGGCTGTACTGAACAAGTAGGTAAATAGCATATCAAAGCGGACTCCCAGTTTCTACAGAGAGGCTTCTCCTAACGAATGAGCAATTGTGCTTCCTCAGTCATTGATGCAGCTAGTCAGCTTTGAGTCTCTGAAAATAGGATTAAAAGTAATAGGTCCACATCAAGACAAGAAAGCACCTCGGCTTGGCAAGTCATCACCATTAGTAGCAGTCTAAATTTGGCGGCTGTTCTGTGTTAATCTGGTATTTTCTCAAAAAGGTTTAGTGAAGAGGCGAGATGGTTGTTTGGCTGTAACCTGTCCAGATTGAATTTGAGAAGCTGCCTTGTTTGGAGGGTGATGAAGTGTTGAGTATGCCATTAGAAATAAATCTGTATGGAAATCTTGATAATGACCACACAGTTTGTATTTTAAAGGTGTGGAGATTTGACCTCTGAGATCCAGAAATCCTTTAAACCCCAGTTTTCTATCCAGTAAGAACAGTTACTGGATAGAAAAGACCCACCAGGCCAGCCATACCTGCGATGTGCTGTTGTTCGTTTCCACAGTAATTTAATGAGCACAGTTTTTGCCCTTTCCAACCCCAATTGCCATAATTAAGCAGTGAGGTCCAACGAAGCGAGTACTGCCATCTGGTAAAGCCAATTTGAAGTAGTTAAATATATGGAGGTGATCACAAggtcactgaacacactgcctTGCGGTCCAGTCCTAAAGGGACAGCTAAAAGTACCTTGGTTTTAATTTCAGCCTGTTCTAATAATGAGAATAATTATCACACACCATAATGTCTGCCCCTTGCTCATATGGGCAATAAATAGCAGAGGACATTTTAATCATTCTTGTTGAGAAAAAACTGAACCAAAATAATTAACCATGTCCATTGTCCATAACTGAAATTACCACAGGCTTAAGCCATCTAGCCAATAGGAACCCACCACGAAGCCCTGGGTTTGTAATCTTGCATTTGTGTAATCTGAATTAGACCTTGATTTCACTGCAGCAGGGCACTCGGTTGGCCAGGTCATCTGACCTACTAcggtaattaataaatacatctctaatcattatttcaatgagtATTAGCACTAGCCTCACCAGACACTGTTATATGAGCATGCCCTCAATTGCTGCTTTTAACCTCTAACCAAACTCACTGTATTGAGTGATTATTCTTACATTTGCTTTCATTCTTTAAGTCGGGCTAACCACATTTATAATCGCACACTTCCAATTATAGTTATTAACCAGCCTTTTGATTGTAGCACACCTTTCAGTGCTGACATTTATCCCTTGGAACTAACAAgtctttgctttttttaatttttattaaagGACACCTTTAATTACTGACATTTGCTCATTCTGCTAATTAGGCTTACTGTAGTAAAGGATACAATTCAATTTTCCTTCACTGGTGACAGTAGTTTTAATTCAAAtacaaactaagacttttaagctttcttaaatagattttttttatttcttgatcAATGTAATGAAAGACCttctaaatgtaatttgttaaaTGGAGCATTTAATCTAAGTTCTGAAATGAGCGTGATTTCTTTTTATAGAGTACTAAGTAGTTATTGTATGCATTTGTATCAGCAAAAGGATACCCTACAGAATATACTTATATTGATTTATAATTAGTGATATTGTCAGATACTTATGATATATCGGATTACTTCGATGCCTCCCTCAGAATAGAAATGAACGTTTGACATTTTGTATGTTAACATCTGAATGTATCCCAGCCCCCCATAAGGTGTCCGATGACTGTATACACATTAATCTGAAACAGCACCCATTCTTTTCCACTACAAGGTCACAATATTGATTGACACGTTAAAACATATTGCTGTATAGCAGGTGACCGCCAACAAAAGGTTTAAattcttcaaaatatatttGGTCTAATATTTGGCCTCTTGACAATGttgattgagattgaatgtgatggTATTCTCACTGAGCTGTTCTGAGAGCATTAAATATAGGCAAAGGCAGACTGACAatgcatattatatattttaaaaagattcAGCTGTAGAAcatggttattttattttgcacttcAAAATCTATGGGTGCATGAAGGGGGGGTACTAAATCAAGGCCTATGTAACTGGCAAAATCCATATTTGCTCactgtaatgtttatttttctgtaaatacaagacaataaatacagaagCAGTGAAGTTCAATTCTGCACAGGATAGTCAGGTTTTGGAATTAAGTTTGTGAATTGAAATCTAAATTTCTAAAGTTACAGCAAAGGCGGTTAGACTCACTCCTGCCAGGTTCTGTGACTGCTGATGTGATCCATTTGATTGGCGATTTATATTGGCGAGGTAATGTGTCCTATAAGTGATATATACAAGTATATTCTGCAAGGCATATGAAACGTACATATATTATTATGCAAAGGGGCAGAGccattatattacattaaattGAAAATACTTTTGGGGAGCTTAAGATAGATGTAACTGCTTATTACCATTTTGCATATGATGTGCATTTGCACCTGCAGTTTGACACATCCTGGAGCTTCATAGCAAATTACAAATTGACAAAAAGGCCATGACTTCTATGACTGCATCAGCCTGAGGACCTTCCTTTATCAGAGATTTAAATGCCATCTTCCAATTCTTCTCGAGTTTCAAACTGTGGCCTTAATGCTTTTTTGAATGTATGCATCTGCTCACACTGCATGCTCACTGtacaatgtgaaaaatgtaGCACTGCAGTCAAGGGCATACATCACCGAAAAGGAAGAAGTCAATTCTGTGAAATAGCAAACTAGGCTAGAAACTTGAATCAGAGAAATATatagtttgtgtatttgttttatataacataACGACTACAGTTGGAATTTAACGGTCACCTTCACTGGAGCATGGTGAAAAGATGCACAAGAGCAATATCACATTAGACATTCCTCTACATTCAGTTGTCGGTTTCTGTTGATTTCTTAGCTGTACCTCTTAAAGCTGTGTTtgactttattttcattatagcACACTTGTTTCAAGGTATGACCTTCTCTATTGATAAATTCCTTGTAGCAAAAGGGCAGGCAGAACAAGGTGAGATAAGTGAAAGGTAGATTTTCTGActagtttgtttattatttctgtGGGAAGAAGTGGATGATTGGcagatgcagtttttttttttttttttaataatgagcAGTAAGCAGTAATGCATCTATGTGATCAGTCAATGGTTGTGCCTCtgcctgtgtgtatttatttcattacgTGTTGGTTTGTTAACAGGGATTTGACCAGCTGAGGATAGAGGGATTACTCTGTGATGTAACGCTCGTACCGGGAGATGGGGATGAAGCTTTTCCTGTTCACAGGGCAATGATGGCATCGGCCAGTGACTACTTTAAGGCAATGTTTACAGGTAAGATGAATTAGGACTAATCTGATCTTTTTCAGTCAATGTTTCAGTAGGTATCATGTGGATGGGCTGATCTATTATCCACACAAACCCTATCATGAAGGAACAGTCATTTTTAATCCACACTTTTCAGGCAAATCTAACGATCTCCTGGGAGAGAAGGAAGGGCGCTTTAAGATACTGCATACAAAGCCACGTCTTTAGGAAATATCTTGGGACTGGTTTGATTTATTCAGTTTATCcgttatttaaaaacaacacattatgATATACGTTTTCTGAAATTCAATTTCTTTATCTAAACAAGCATGAAATATAAGCACATAAAAATGAAACGAGATGAATCGGATGAATCCCAGGCATTAggattttaagtgtttttattattttttgtcttctGATAATATCTTTGTATACcgaatacatttttgcaatatACTTTGTAACATCTGTAATTGATAGCTTCAAAAACACACATTAATTCAATAACAgtaactccctctctctctctctctcgtgtgtgtgtgtgtgtgtgtgtgtatatatatatatatatacaatatacatttttaagtacTTATTTTTGGAGATTGTGACTTTACTTACATTGATATCTTTTTATGTTCTTGTGTGATCACAAGTGTTTATTTTGCAACCAGACACATTTTTATAtcttattttctgtttaaacatactgtattaaatgtaatttccttaaacacacattttcttAATTGCCTGTGTCTGGTGATTTCACTAGAGGTGTGAAAAAGTGAAATTCTAATTAGCAATTTAAGAAGTTACTCTGTATGATGGGAAAACTGCACtataaaatgtgtgaaaaaaacacattaaggaGGTCTAAGAACAATCAGTACCAGAACATTTTAATTGCATAATAATGAGATTTTGCTGTTCATGAACACTGACAAACATTAAGAATAGACACAGATAAATCTTTAATGGaatttgcatttttatgttAAGATTTAATTGTTCATCAACGGCACAAAacaattagaaataataattcacCTTTCATGAATGATAGGCTTTGTACAAGAGATATTAACATGAAAGACTTGAGAACTTTTATATTAGAAAGGaatgtgttaaacattttgATTCAGCAGAATTGATGGGAGGAAAATGCTTGCTACTGGCAAGGAAAGAAATGCTTTTAGAGTCCATAATGTCAGGACATCTTAAAGTAAATTGAAGAAAATTTGAGAAATGATGCACAGCTTCAGATATCCACAGAAGAAAGAACTGTTGCTCTaggcattttaataataaaaagaaaaatctatacCTGCATTGCACATCCACTCTCTTTTTTAATACGTTATTGTAGGTAAAGAGGTTCAGTGTGTGGTGCAAACACTTGTTACTACCAAAATTTAGAATTCAAACGTTTTCCTGTTGATAGGCtaatatgtatttgcaaattaTAAGTTTTAACACTTGCTGGGCTTAATTTGGGAACTTACAAGTGTTGATtaatagacaaaaaaaaaaagaaaatgttttgtgtgattATGAAACGGGCCCCAGTAGGCCTAAAGAATTGCGATGTTGATTTGCTATGGAGTTACTTGCGAGCTTGCAGAGCCGTGCCATGCCATGCGTGTGTTTCATAAAGCACATCGCAAAGCACCGTCACATGCGCTCATGTTTTTGCGATCTGCGCTGGGAAAATCAGTGACTTTGCAATCGATTTTAAAGAAAATTCAATTGCAGGAGGTAGCTTGAGAAAGGCCCGCTTTACAAAAGAAGAAATTAATGCCATAATAGAACTTGTAGGTCAACATAAAGCTgtcttaaaatatatgtaaatttcAGATGTATCCACATCACATAAAGCAACTGATAtaccaaaataatataaatcaatagCATTTGTACAAAATCAGTCTACATACATGTCACACAAAGCATGACaacaaaaatctaataaaaactgattaaacaaatctgaacagaaaataaatgtagtatATATGCTACTATGCAACTGAAATGCTGTAAATAAGTAAtacaaaagttaaaataaagcGATTTATATAGAACATAGGCTACATGTAGTCAGGAgcatataaaacaaatgcatctTTTCGCTGGGTATATCctgattataaaacaaatatgtaaacgTAATAATACAACTTAATAACTgctgtatataatgtatgtacagATCACAAATCCACATACAGTACAGCTTGCACTTTTCTTCTATACAGAATGCTTCTAGATACATTCTTGGGCTTTTTGCAATAGATTATTTTCTAGTTATTGCCTGCACGTttcttgaaaataataaaatcaagatGTCTGTGAAATTAGTACCCTATTGTGAAGAATAAAAGTGTTTTTGGCTGCAATATttgataataaaaacaacaacacatattTCATTGGATATTTCCTGGTCTAAAATACATTGTTCACATACATTAATTATCTCTGCTCTTGGCAACCGGTACTTTGCTGTTAACTACGCTTTGGAACATTTGCCAAGAGTGTTTGTATGGTCTTTAAATACTTTCTCCCTAATTTCTCTGCCAATGCACCAACAAGCTATATTAGCTTGAGCACCATGCTATCGCATAATGCTACCACTTGGGTTGCTCCCTAGCAGTTGCAGGTTtgaaagtttaatgaaatgcgGTTTGAGATGTGCGAGAAATCGCTTTTATGAAACAAGGCCCGTGATCTCTTGGGTCTGTGGCTTGTTATTacatgcatgtgtatgtgtggagTATGTATGCTTTGTTCATAGCATGTGTAGTTGTCCTTTCCCTTGAATATACCAAACAAAACGCCACCAagaacacattgaaataaatctGCTTTTGTGTTGCTTTTCCTAGGTGGAATGAAGGAACAAGATTTAATGTGCATCAAACTTCACGGAGTAAACCGAATAGGCCTCAAAAAGATAATAGACTTTATTTATACAGCAAAACTCTCTCTCAACATGGAAAACCTACAGGACACTCTTGAAGCTGCCAGCTTTCTGCAGATCCTCCCTGTCCTGGACTTCTGTAAAGTATTTCTCATATCTGGGGTAAGACTTCTCTCCTGTATATGCTTCCAGGTTTTGCCCTTTCATTTAAAGGTTCAGGTCAGATTACCTAACTTTTGTTTAGACCTGTCAATGCCTCTTCCTTCTTGACTCTTGTGTTGATCCAAGCATCATGTGTGCACCATGCCAGTGTCATTGTCACGGCTTCTGTCACAGCAGAGTTGGAAACTGTTGCGAGCGACTGTCACATTTCCCTCTTGGCTCAACTCCTCAGTACCTTTCACATCTGTTTTGCTGTGCAACCACTGAGCAGTCATTGTGATGATAAAAGTTTCCATTACAATGGCAGTGAGTGTAGCTTTAGGCAATCAGATGGTCTGTATTGTAATGCTGCTTTACATATGCCAgaattaactttattttttattttttttaatcctctAAATTTACAAGCCATTCTCacgtagtttttttttttttgtggtccaATTGTTCAAGTGAATTCATACAAACAAGGTGCACTATTATTCTATAATATAACAATGTTTTCAATTGATATCGTACTCTGTTCCTATCATTTGTAATGTCTTTCAGATTAGTCTTGATTTATAAAATTGACTTTGGAGAGATTCATACAGCCAGTGCAGACTGGGCATTCATCTTTATAATAAGGGCCAGTTTCTTTATCTTTATGATGTTGCTCAGTACATTGGCTGTTCTAAACAGCCATCAGTGCACTACAGGGGTCTCTGCATCCCTGGCTAGTTCCCTGAGAAATAGGTCAGGATTTCAATGGAACTCCTGGCTGCCTCTTGATTCTATTCTCGTTGAACTTGTTAGTTTTTTCCCTTATATACATGTTtaagatgtttttgtttatccATGCAGTTGACATTtgtcttagttatttctaaatATATGGAGTAGAACAAGAGCACTATGAGATTTGTTACTTGGGTGATTTAATCATGGCAAGCATGCCGAGCAAAGACAAATACTGctgaaaataaagcattaaatGCTGTCTGTGCAGGGATGGGTTCACACTGTGAAATGCTTATAAATTTCTCATTGGAGGGGCAATGTACTTTTTCTAAATTGTTTCTTCAAAACAAGAATTGTGATCAGATTTTGAGGGGTTATGGGATTGATTTTATCTTTGTTGTATGTGTACTACGTCATGCAATAATTGTGATAACAAAAGCTCCTTTGCCAGACATAGTCTTTATTTGTCACCGTTTGGAAAGGATAGCTGCTCTCTGCTGCTCAGTGTAGCTAGACTTGTGATATACCTATGTAATTAACATTTCACTGTGTAGTGGAGCTGTTCTTAGAAGATGGTATTACTTGAGCTACAGAAAAGTTAAAATACTGATTTTCACTTAATGAGAGCACATCATAAAGATGATCAACTATTCTTCAATTAGGGTACCCTGccactttttgttttaaaatattaatatattttacagaaacaaatgCAAGCTTCATTCCTGCAGtatgtttaataatgtttttagtcATTGTCACAGAGTCACATCTGTTTTGTACATGCATTTAAGATTCCTTTCAGAAACCACTTTTATTTGGCGTGACCTATGATTCCTTAGGCTACAGTAAGTTCAGTTATGTGTATTATACAATAACTTTAAACCGGCAAAGAagtatgttttttaaagagTAGTTTTTCTTATGAATTTGATATGGAaataaattgaaagaaaaaatgtgtataaatgaaaataaatgctgtaaaaCGTTATATAAATCAGTTGGGCATGAAACCAAAATGACTTTTCTCATTCATTTTGTCAAATTGTCTTCAGAAACCTTCTTGTGACCCTGTATTAGATATACCACCTCTGCCTTACTCACAACATGAACATAAATAAATCTTCCACAACTAGTCATCTCTATTTGTCATTCACTGTTCTCTCCTGCATCCTTTTAGGTTTCGCTGGAAAACTGTGTCGAAGTTGGGCGTATTGCAAACACCTATAACCTCACGGAAGTGGATAAATATGTGAACAATTTCATCTTGAAGAACTTCCCCTCCTTGCTAAGCACTGGCGAGTTTGTGAAGCTTCCATTCGACCGGCTGGCCTTCGTGCTCTCCAGCAACAGCCTGAAGCACTGCAGCGAACTTGACCTCTTCAAGGCGGCCTGCCGCTGGCTGCGGTACGAGGAGAACAGGATGGAGTACGCCTCCAAGCTCATGAAAAACATCCGCTTCCCCCTGATGAGCCCCCAGGAGCTCATAAACCACGTGCAGACTGTGGATTTCATGCGAACAGACAACACGTGCGTGAACCTTTTACTGGAAGCCAGCAATTACCAAATGATGCCATACATGCAGCCTGTCATGCAGTCAGAAAGGACTGCAATCCGGTCGGATAGCACACACTTGGTAACCTTGGGAGGGGTGTTGCGGCAGCAGTTGGTTGTGAGTAAAGAGCTGCGGCTGTACGATGAAAAGGCACACGAGTGGAAATCATTGGCGCCAATGGACGCCCCCAGATACCAGCACGGCATTGCTGTGATTGGAAACTTTCTGTATGTGGTGGGAGGGCAGAGCAATTACGACACGAAAGGAAAGACCGCTGTGGACACTGTCTTCAGATATGACCCGCGCTACAATAAGTGGATGCAGGTGGCCTCTCTCAATGAAAAGCGCACTTTCTTCCACCTAAGTGCCCTCAAAGGACATCTCTATGCAGTGGGAGGCAGGAATGCAGCTGGGGAATTAGGTACGTTTGAAAAGCATTAGGCTTAATTGATCATTTGCATAGAATAGAAATTCACCCCCTGCAGTTCAGGAGTCCAGTGTTGACAGGACAGTGTATCTGGCAGCACAGGAATTAGTCAAATGCTGTCTAAATGATTGGCATTGTTATTTCATGTTGGCATTGATCTACTTGCAAgacatctttcttttttctcctccaGCTTATAAATATTGCGACCTGGTGAACACACTTAGTTTGATAGCTTTCAGGAGGCAGAAAACAGGTTAGATATCAGGTACCCCAACCATGCTTTTCATATCCAAGAACTGATAAGATGATAGTTGAAGGCATGACTTGCAATTTAGAGTTTAAATAGTTTCAGTGCCAGGAATTTGAGCTGCAGTCTCCCTCCGCATTCGCATTTTCCCAGCGCTATTAAACCCAAAGACTGCAAAATGGCTTCAAAATAGTTTTTTAGGCTTTGTAAAGTGGGCCATTATTTTTGGGTGTGCGTTCCACTCTGATTCCTGTTTTAATAGGACTTGTAACACTTCAAATGGCATTTCACAGAAAACATACtaactgctgtatttatttcaaacctATGTAAAgctatgtattttgtaatgccTTTCTGATAACAGAAATGCccattatttactttttatattgaaatagtcaaataaaataattaaaagctcATAGCTGCAGGGACACAGCTGTGATCTTTTGCACTAGAGCATTTCGTTGCCTGCTAGATATAAGTGATGACGGGCTAATTCTGGCCAACTGTCCCTATGCTGTACATCAGTGTTACTCAGCTGTTTCTTGCCAGAGGCCCACTTACTCACCATGACATCATCGTGAGCCCACCCACACTGAGGTGCTGCAATATACCACTCAGCAGCCATTGTATACTTAACTTTAATTCACCATCGTTTGAGGAATAGTGTCTACAAGTACAGGAATAACTGATCGATCTGCATTTTACAATGGGAGTTTCTAGGCAGGTTGGGATCACTGCCCGTTATCACTGGATTCGCCTTTCCTTAGAACAAAACTGCTCATGTAATTGTGTGCCAGTGCTTTCAAGACATGCATGGTCTAGTGTCAGCCCCACTCATAGATGCATTGACAGCACACTTTCCACAGGGGTCATCTCCTCACACTGTCTCCAGCTGCTGCAAGAAGGATCTCCATCTATTGACAAGACCAAATGTGCTGCTTATTTTCCAATAGCACTTGTGGTTCCTTTTGtcattttttcttgtttgtttcttatcCTAATTTGTTTTCAAGCGAGATATTGTGggttattgttttgttgttttcgaTTTCTCCCAGCTGATTTTAACTgtcatacagttaggtccataaatatttggacagtgacacaattgtcatcattttggttctgtacaccaccacaatggatgtggtggtgtacagatgTACTTTAAGTGTTGACTTTCATCTTTactttgagggtagttacatcccaatgccccaagaacaagcaggaactaaagacagctgcagtgcaggcctggcagagcatcaccagggaagaaacccagcatctggtgatgtctatgggttcagacttcaggcagtcattgactgcaaa is a genomic window of Amia ocellicauda isolate fAmiCal2 chromosome 10, fAmiCal2.hap1, whole genome shotgun sequence containing:
- the klhl13 gene encoding kelch-like protein 13 isoform X2; the encoded protein is MPLKWKSGSPASWKFPVPVLKTSRSSPLSPAYISLVEEDDPHMKVSLGSGDMGVSAHLQASKTGNTRFFTSNTHSSVVLQGFDQLRIEGLLCDVTLVPGDGDEAFPVHRAMMASASDYFKAMFTGGMKEQDLMCIKLHGVNRIGLKKIIDFIYTAKLSLNMENLQDTLEAASFLQILPVLDFCKVFLISGVSLENCVEVGRIANTYNLTEVDKYVNNFILKNFPSLLSTGEFVKLPFDRLAFVLSSNSLKHCSELDLFKAACRWLRYEENRMEYASKLMKNIRFPLMSPQELINHVQTVDFMRTDNTCVNLLLEASNYQMMPYMQPVMQSERTAIRSDSTHLVTLGGVLRQQLVVSKELRLYDEKAHEWKSLAPMDAPRYQHGIAVIGNFLYVVGGQSNYDTKGKTAVDTVFRYDPRYNKWMQVASLNEKRTFFHLSALKGHLYAVGGRNAAGELATVECYNPRTNEWTYVAKMNEPHYGHAGTVYGGFMYISGGITHDTFQKELMCFDPDTDKWSQKAPMTTVRGLHCMCTVGDRLYVIGGNHFRGTSDYDDVLSCEYYSPALDQWTPIAAMLRGQSDVGVAVFENKIYVVGGYSWNNRCMVEIVQKYDPEKDEWHKVFDLPESLGGIRACTLTVFPPEDNTGSPSRESPLSAP
- the klhl13 gene encoding kelch-like protein 13 isoform X4, which codes for MDHPMHRGEMMSIGLHDRYCTISLVEEDDPHMKVSLGSGDMGVSAHLQASKTGNTRFFTSNTHSSVVLQGFDQLRIEGLLCDVTLVPGDGDEAFPVHRAMMASASDYFKAMFTGGMKEQDLMCIKLHGVNRIGLKKIIDFIYTAKLSLNMENLQDTLEAASFLQILPVLDFCKVFLISGVSLENCVEVGRIANTYNLTEVDKYVNNFILKNFPSLLSTGEFVKLPFDRLAFVLSSNSLKHCSELDLFKAACRWLRYEENRMEYASKLMKNIRFPLMSPQELINHVQTVDFMRTDNTCVNLLLEASNYQMMPYMQPVMQSERTAIRSDSTHLVTLGGVLRQQLVVSKELRLYDEKAHEWKSLAPMDAPRYQHGIAVIGNFLYVVGGQSNYDTKGKTAVDTVFRYDPRYNKWMQVASLNEKRTFFHLSALKGHLYAVGGRNAAGELATVECYNPRTNEWTYVAKMNEPHYGHAGTVYGGFMYISGGITHDTFQKELMCFDPDTDKWSQKAPMTTVRGLHCMCTVGDRLYVIGGNHFRGTSDYDDVLSCEYYSPALDQWTPIAAMLRGQSDVGVAVFENKIYVVGGYSWNNRCMVEIVQKYDPEKDEWHKVFDLPESLGGIRACTLTVFPPEDNTGSPSRESPLSAP
- the klhl13 gene encoding kelch-like protein 13 isoform X5 yields the protein MDHPMHRGEMMSIGLHDRSLVEEDDPHMKVSLGSGDMGVSAHLQASKTGNTRFFTSNTHSSVVLQGFDQLRIEGLLCDVTLVPGDGDEAFPVHRAMMASASDYFKAMFTGGMKEQDLMCIKLHGVNRIGLKKIIDFIYTAKLSLNMENLQDTLEAASFLQILPVLDFCKVFLISGVSLENCVEVGRIANTYNLTEVDKYVNNFILKNFPSLLSTGEFVKLPFDRLAFVLSSNSLKHCSELDLFKAACRWLRYEENRMEYASKLMKNIRFPLMSPQELINHVQTVDFMRTDNTCVNLLLEASNYQMMPYMQPVMQSERTAIRSDSTHLVTLGGVLRQQLVVSKELRLYDEKAHEWKSLAPMDAPRYQHGIAVIGNFLYVVGGQSNYDTKGKTAVDTVFRYDPRYNKWMQVASLNEKRTFFHLSALKGHLYAVGGRNAAGELATVECYNPRTNEWTYVAKMNEPHYGHAGTVYGGFMYISGGITHDTFQKELMCFDPDTDKWSQKAPMTTVRGLHCMCTVGDRLYVIGGNHFRGTSDYDDVLSCEYYSPALDQWTPIAAMLRGQSDVGVAVFENKIYVVGGYSWNNRCMVEIVQKYDPEKDEWHKVFDLPESLGGIRACTLTVFPPEDNTGSPSRESPLSAP
- the klhl13 gene encoding kelch-like protein 13 isoform X3: MLRFISQFYCCSSKEDWSEDGKCILSRSLVEEDDPHMKVSLGSGDMGVSAHLQASKTGNTRFFTSNTHSSVVLQGFDQLRIEGLLCDVTLVPGDGDEAFPVHRAMMASASDYFKAMFTGGMKEQDLMCIKLHGVNRIGLKKIIDFIYTAKLSLNMENLQDTLEAASFLQILPVLDFCKVFLISGVSLENCVEVGRIANTYNLTEVDKYVNNFILKNFPSLLSTGEFVKLPFDRLAFVLSSNSLKHCSELDLFKAACRWLRYEENRMEYASKLMKNIRFPLMSPQELINHVQTVDFMRTDNTCVNLLLEASNYQMMPYMQPVMQSERTAIRSDSTHLVTLGGVLRQQLVVSKELRLYDEKAHEWKSLAPMDAPRYQHGIAVIGNFLYVVGGQSNYDTKGKTAVDTVFRYDPRYNKWMQVASLNEKRTFFHLSALKGHLYAVGGRNAAGELATVECYNPRTNEWTYVAKMNEPHYGHAGTVYGGFMYISGGITHDTFQKELMCFDPDTDKWSQKAPMTTVRGLHCMCTVGDRLYVIGGNHFRGTSDYDDVLSCEYYSPALDQWTPIAAMLRGQSDVGVAVFENKIYVVGGYSWNNRCMVEIVQKYDPEKDEWHKVFDLPESLGGIRACTLTVFPPEDNTGSPSRESPLSAP
- the klhl13 gene encoding kelch-like protein 13 isoform X1, producing the protein MPLKWKSGSPASWKFPVPVLKTSRSSPLSPAYIHHHSFVVWTTHSLLAAAPTCHLPGSLVEEDDPHMKVSLGSGDMGVSAHLQASKTGNTRFFTSNTHSSVVLQGFDQLRIEGLLCDVTLVPGDGDEAFPVHRAMMASASDYFKAMFTGGMKEQDLMCIKLHGVNRIGLKKIIDFIYTAKLSLNMENLQDTLEAASFLQILPVLDFCKVFLISGVSLENCVEVGRIANTYNLTEVDKYVNNFILKNFPSLLSTGEFVKLPFDRLAFVLSSNSLKHCSELDLFKAACRWLRYEENRMEYASKLMKNIRFPLMSPQELINHVQTVDFMRTDNTCVNLLLEASNYQMMPYMQPVMQSERTAIRSDSTHLVTLGGVLRQQLVVSKELRLYDEKAHEWKSLAPMDAPRYQHGIAVIGNFLYVVGGQSNYDTKGKTAVDTVFRYDPRYNKWMQVASLNEKRTFFHLSALKGHLYAVGGRNAAGELATVECYNPRTNEWTYVAKMNEPHYGHAGTVYGGFMYISGGITHDTFQKELMCFDPDTDKWSQKAPMTTVRGLHCMCTVGDRLYVIGGNHFRGTSDYDDVLSCEYYSPALDQWTPIAAMLRGQSDVGVAVFENKIYVVGGYSWNNRCMVEIVQKYDPEKDEWHKVFDLPESLGGIRACTLTVFPPEDNTGSPSRESPLSAP